A single genomic interval of Cucumis sativus cultivar 9930 chromosome 5, Cucumber_9930_V3, whole genome shotgun sequence harbors:
- the LOC101220312 gene encoding psbP-like protein 1, chloroplastic, with amino-acid sequence MASLQNSLFINSLPQKLHGRFVCCRAGVSFLVRAEQAHGSSINGHACSSEDRLGRRQLLSGSAFITWISLADMNSMSFAAETKKGFLSVSDKKDGYSFVYPFGWQEVVIDGQDKVFKDVIEPLENVSVNLIPTSKEDIRDFGPPQQVAETLIKKVLAPSNQKTKLIEASEHDVNGKAYYTFEFVAQAPNYTRHALSTIAVANGKFYTLTTGANERRWEKMKDKLRTVVDSFTISSV; translated from the exons ATGGCTTCTCTCCAAAACTCCCTCTTCATCAATTCTCTCCCTCAG AAACTCCATGGCAGATTTGTTTGCTGCAGAGCCGGGGTTTCGTTTCTTGTCAGAGCTGAGCAAGCACACGGATCTTCAATTAATGGCCATGCGTGCAGTTCTGAAG ATAGACTTGGGAGACGCCAGCTACTATCTGGCAGTGCCTTTATAACTTGGATTTCTCTTGCAGACATGAATTCCATGTCAT TTGCTgcagaaacaaagaaagggtTTCTGTCAGTTTCAGACAAGAAAGACGGTTACTCATTTGTCTATCCATTCGGGTGGCAG GAAGTAGTCATTGATGGTCAAGATAAGGTATTCAAAGATGTTATCGAACCATTAGAAAATGTCAGTGTGAATTTGATTCCAACCAGCAAAGAAGATATTCGAGATTTTGGGCCTCCTCAACAG GTGGCAGAAACTTTGATAAAGAAGGTTCTAGCTCCTTCtaatcaaaaaacaaaattaattgaagcATCAGAG CATGACGTGAATGGGAAAGCATACTACACATTTGAGTTTGTAGCTCAAGCTCCAAACTACACTCGCCATGCTCTTAGCACGATTGCTGTTGCCAATG GAAAATTCTACACTTTAACAACCGGAGCAAATGAGAGGAGgtgggagaaaatgaaagataaatTGCGCACAGTTGTTGATTCCTTCACAATTTCAAGTGTTTGA
- the LOC101220073 gene encoding 60S ribosomal protein L23a: MAPKADSTKKTDPKAQALKTAKAVKSGPTFKKKAKKIRTSVTFHRPKTLKKDRNPKYPRISVTPRNKLDQYQILKYPLTTESAMKKIEDNNTLVFIVDIRADKKKIKDAVKKMYDIQTKKVNTLIRPDGTKKAYVRLTPDYDALDVANKIGII; this comes from the exons ATGGCTCCAAAAG CTGACAGCACCAAGAAGACTGACCCTAAGGCTCAAGCCTTGAAAACTGCCAAGGCAGTAAAATCGGGCCCAACATTTAAGAAGAAAGCCAAGAAAATCAGGACATCCGTCACATTTCACCGACCAAAGACATTGAAGAAGGACAGAAATCCCAAGTATCCACGCATTAGTGTTACTCCACGGAATAAGTTGGACCAGTATCAGATTCTTAAATACCCTCTGACTACTGAGTCTGCAATGAAAAAGATTGAGGACAACAATACTTTGGTTTTCATTGTGGACATTCGCGCTGATAAGAAAAAGATCAAGGATGCTGTGAAAAAGATGTATGACATCCAGACCAAGAAAGTGAACACGTTGATCAG ACCTGATGGAACCAAGAAGGCATACGTTAGGCTGACTCCCGATTATGATGCTTTGGATGTTGCAAACAAGATTGGAATCATCTAA